The DNA sequence GCGAACCTGAGCGCTTCCTCCTCTTTCCCGATGGGCTCTTCGGTGCCGGGCACGGTCGGCACCCCAGCGGCAAAGGCCACCTTGCGGGCCGCCACCTTGTCCCCCAGGGCACGTTGCATTTCGGCGGTGGGGCCGATGAAGGCGATCCCGTTTGCCTCGCACTTCTCGGCAAACTCGGCATTCTCGGCCAAAAAGCCGTAACCGGGGTGGATGGCGTCCACATCCGCCTTGAGGGCCAGGGCGATGATCTCGTCAATCCCCAGATAGGCGTCGATGGGCGCCTTCCCCTTGCCGACCAGGTAGGCCTCGTCGGCCTTGTAGCGGTGGAGCGACAGCTTGTCCTCTTCCGAATAGATGGCTACCGTGCCGATACCCAATTCGGTACAGGCCCGAAAGATACGGATGGCGATCTCGCCGCGATTGGCGGCCATGACCTTGCGGAACTTCTGTTTCTGCATGAATGTCCTCCGAAGTGTAGGGGTGCCGTGGAACATTTAACGTGGGTGAAATTCGTGCGCCTGAAACCGCCAAACATTTAGCAAAACTAAATTTATTCAGCTATTTTAAATAGTTATACCGTAAACAATGGCGACACTAAACCAGATTGAGGGGGCTTTGTCAACTACGATTTTTCAGGCCGTGACGGCATCGGTAGGGATACGGGAAAGGTAGGGACGAGCGGAGCGGGGAAAGACGCTTGTTACGCGAAGCGGTGCGGGTGATTCGGGGTCAGAACGAAAAGAAGAACGTGGCGCCTTTGCCCGGCTCCCCCTCGGCCCAGATGCGCCCCTGGTGCTTGTCGATGATGCGCTGCACGGTTGCCAGCCCGATGCCGAATCCTTCGAAATTGCCGTCGGTATGCAGGCGCTGAAAGGTTCCAAACATCCTGTCTGCCTTGTCCATATCGAATCCGACGCCATTATCCCGGACAAAATACACCGGTTTCCCATCGGCGGCGGCCATACCGAATTCTATCTGCGGCTCGTCTTTGAGAGCGGTGTATTTCCAGGCGTTCCCCATGAGGTTGCTCAAAACGATGTGCATCAGGTGTTTATCGGCGCAACAAGAAACACCCTCCTGGATGCAAAATCCGGTCTGCCGCTCCGGCTCCTTCATATGCAATTCAGCCCTGATGCCGGAGGCAATCGCAGTGAGATCCACCGTTTCTTTGTCGATGACCTGCTGCGACAATTTTGAAAATGCGATGAGGGCCGACAGCAGATCCTCCATCTGCTTTGCTTTGTGGCTGATGATCCCGACGATCTTTTCCCCCTGCTCATCCAGGCTTGCGCCGCACTTGTCCAGGAGCAACTGGCTGTAGCTGCTGATGATGGTCAACGGATTCCGCAAATCGTGGGAGACCGTATAATTGAATGCCTCCAGATCCGCATTGGCGGATTCCAGCTCCCGGGCGCGGTCCGCCAGCGCGGCGTTGAGGGCTTCGATCTTTTCTTCGGCACGCTTGCGGGCGGTTATGTCTTCCTTTACGGCAACGTAGTTGGTAATGGTGCCGGTTTCGTCGATGACCGGAGAAATGGCGGCAGATTCCCAATAAAGCTCCCCGTTCTTTTTCCGGTTCAGAAATTCTCCGTACCATTCCTTCCCCGAAGCGATGGTGCGCCACAAGGCGCCATAAAAGGCCGGCGACATGGTCCCTGACTTGAGAATGCGCGGGTTCTTCCCCATGACCTCATCGGGGGAGTAGCCGGTAAGTTCAAAAAACTTGGGGTTTGCATATTCGATCTCCCCGCGCTCATCGGTTATCAATACCGTACTGGGGCTCTGTTCGACGGCACGGGAGAGCTTGCAGATAAAACGGTGTTGAGAGGCCACCTTCCTTTTCAGCGTGATCATGGCGATGTTCTTGTCGATGGCGGCAAAGAGTTTTTCGTAATTCACCGGTTTGAGCACGTAATTGTTTATGCCCAGCTCGATGGAGTCCAGCAGGTATCGCGTTCCGCTGTGGGCCGTCAAGACGATGATGGCCGTTTCCGGGGCGATGTCCCGTATGGAGGCAGCCATTTCAACGCCATCCATAACCGGCATGCTGATGTCCGTAATGACGATATCGTGGTGATGCTGTTTGAAGAGCGCAAGCCCCTGTTCCCCGTTCTCGGCGGCATCGAGGCGCGCGAAACGGTACTTGCTTTCAAATACCGAGCCGAGGATATCCCGGGCGCTCTGTTCATCCTCCACATACAAGACAGAAATTGACGGCTGAGCGGCCCGCATATCAAACCTCGATCGTGAATTCGGCGCCCTCGCCCGTGTTGCGGGCGCTGAGTGTGCCGTTCATATTTTTTTCTATGATGGTTTTGGCCATGAACAAACCGATGCCGGTCCCCATGTCCGGCCCCTTTGTCGTGAAATAAGGTTCAAACATCTTCTCCAGAATATGGGCGGGGATGCCGCCCGCATTGTCGCGTATGGTGACCACGGACGCCCCCGCCCTGCTGAAGCTCCTGATCACGACCCTGGCGTCCTCCATGTCGCGCTCCGCGAAGGCGTCACGCGAGTTCAGCAGGATATTGAGAACCACCTGGGAATATTCATTGGGGAAACCGAGAACCCGCACATCGCCCTCCGTGTCCGCATCGATCTGTATATGATGGGCCTTGAAGCTTTCGTTGATCAGTGAGATGGTTTGAAGGATGGTGGCATGTACGCTGAAGGAACACTTTTCCTTGTCCGGCTTGAAGAAGTTCCTGAAATCATCGATGGTCCGGGACATGTGATAGACGAGTTTCATCGCTTCCTGCGTATTCTCCCGCAGGAAATTGGCGTCGAACTTACCGGAGTTATAAAAAAGCTGCAATCTCTGGATGATGAGTCCGAGGGTATTAAGCGGTTGGCGCCACTGATGGGCGATATTGCCGATCATCTCGCCCATCGCGGCCTGACGGCTCTGGAGCAGCATCAACCGCTCCTTCTCCCGGAGAGCCTGCTCCGTACGCAGACGTTCCGCGGTCTCCGCCAGCAAGTGCTGTTCGGCCAGTTTCCGCTCGGTGATATCGGTGTGGGAACCGGCCATACGGTGGGGATTGCCGTTGCTGTCGCGAAAACAGGCGCCGCGCGTCAATACCCAGCGGTAGCTGCCGTCCTGGTGGCGCAGACGGCATTCCAGACAGAACTCGGGGGTACGCCCATCCAGATAGTTATTCAGAGACTCCAATGCGACCTGATAATCATCGGGATGGATCAAGCTCATCCATTCTTCCATGGCATTCTGTATCTCGCCCTCGCCGTATCCCAGCATCTCCTTCCAGCGGGACGAGACAAAAGCCGTATTGGTCTCCAAGTCCCAGTCCCAGATGCT is a window from the Oryzomonas sagensis genome containing:
- a CDS encoding sensor histidine kinase, with protein sequence MRAAQPSISVLYVEDEQSARDILGSVFESKYRFARLDAAENGEQGLALFKQHHHDIVITDISMPVMDGVEMAASIRDIAPETAIIVLTAHSGTRYLLDSIELGINNYVLKPVNYEKLFAAIDKNIAMITLKRKVASQHRFICKLSRAVEQSPSTVLITDERGEIEYANPKFFELTGYSPDEVMGKNPRILKSGTMSPAFYGALWRTIASGKEWYGEFLNRKKNGELYWESAAISPVIDETGTITNYVAVKEDITARKRAEEKIEALNAALADRARELESANADLEAFNYTVSHDLRNPLTIISSYSQLLLDKCGASLDEQGEKIVGIISHKAKQMEDLLSALIAFSKLSQQVIDKETVDLTAIASGIRAELHMKEPERQTGFCIQEGVSCCADKHLMHIVLSNLMGNAWKYTALKDEPQIEFGMAAADGKPVYFVRDNGVGFDMDKADRMFGTFQRLHTDGNFEGFGIGLATVQRIIDKHQGRIWAEGEPGKGATFFFSF